One segment of Cynocephalus volans isolate mCynVol1 chromosome 8, mCynVol1.pri, whole genome shotgun sequence DNA contains the following:
- the LOC134383112 gene encoding putative ribosomal protein eL39-like 5, whose amino-acid sequence MSSHKTFRIEQLLAKKQKQNRPIPQWIRMKTGDKIRYNSKRRH is encoded by the coding sequence ATGTCTTCTCACAAGACTTTCAGGATCGAGCAATTGCTAgccaagaaacaaaagcaaaatcgGCCCATTCCCCAGTGGATTCGGATGAAAACTGGTGATAAAATCAGGTACAACTCCAAGAGGAGACATTAG